Below is a genomic region from Candidatus Nealsonbacteria bacterium.
CATATGACAAAGAAAGCTCTTCGGCAATTCTTTTTTGATTAGTTATAGCGATTGTTCTTATCTTTGTCCTAAATGATGAGAAAACCCTTGCAGTATATCCACTTTCAGCAAAGATTATAGCTGTTTTTATTTTTAGTTTATCTAAAATTTTTCGTTGTTCTACCTCTCTGGCAATTGCTCCAACCACAAACTCTGTTGGGCTAAAAATATTACTTTTCAACACAGGCGGGTTACTGTGATCTTCATTAAATTTTAATATCTTTGACATTTCAATAACTGACCTAACTGGAAATTTACCCATAGCTGTTTCCTCTGAGAGCATCACTGCGTCAGCTCCATCAAATACCGCATTAGCTACATCGGTTGCCTCTGCTCTAGTCGGTCTTGAGTTATTTATCATAGAATGCAACATTTGAGTTGCTACTATTACTGGCTTTCTGTTTTGTCTACATTTTTTAATTATTTCTTTCTGCCAAAAAGCTAATTTTTCAATTGGTATCTCTATTCCAAGATCACCGCGCGCTATCATTATCGCATCTGAAGCTTCAATTATTTCATCTAAATTATCAAGTGATTCTTGGTTTTCAATTTTAGATACTATTAAGGAACCCATCTCTCTTTTCTTAATTTCATTCCTTAGAGTAAAAATATCTTCTTTTGACGAAACAAAAGATAGCGCGACATAGGTAACATTATTTTTGGCAGCCGAATCTAGATTTTCAATGTCCCGCTTTATTAATGAAGCCAATTTAATCTTAGTCCCTGGAAAGTTAATACTTTTACGATTCTTGATTAATCCCCCATCAATTACTTTTGCTTTCAAGATACCTGACCTTGATTCTATTACCTCTAGCTCAATCATTCCATCATCAATTAGTAATGAATCACCAGCCCTAAGGCCCTTTAAGACCTTTTTATCCGATATGGCTATCTTAATATCTTCGGATATAAAGTCCGAAGCAATTAGAATAACATCTCCTTTTTTAACTTTGATATTCTTTTCTTCTCTAGTTTCAATTCTTATTTCATTTCCTTGCAAATCAATCATGATACCAACATTTTCATTCATCTCATTAGCTATCTTTTGAACCCGCTTTATTCTTTCGTTGTGCCAGGCTACATCAGAATGCTTAGTATTGAATCTAAAAATATTAACACCAGCTAGCATTAATTCTTTTATCGTAGAATTACTATCTGATGCGGGACCAATGGTCGCAACTATTTTTGTCTTTTTTTCTAATTTCATTATGTTTTGATTATAGCAAATTAATTTATAAATTCACATCTTTTAATACCTTTATTTTTTCAAATAAAATATCTCTTTTTTTCCTGTCATATATTGCAGCTGCTGGATGGAAAAAAGGAACTATTTTAATTGCACCATAGCTTGTTTTAACTACGAACACTTTTCCATGAATAATGGTTATAGGCTTTATTTCATTTTCTAGACCGAATTTAGTTAAAATATATTGAGCAGAAAATCTGCCCAAAGCAACTATTATTTTAGGTTGAATTATATCTATTTGGCGATCAAGAAATGGAGCATATATACTTATTTCTTCCGAGCTAGGATCTCTGTTAGAGGGTGGCCTATCTTTAACAATATTTGTTATGTAAATATTTTCTCTTTTTAATTCAATAGACTCCAGCAACTCATCTAGCACTTTTCCAGCACTTCCACAGAATGGCTTACCTGTACGTGCCTCGTTTTTTCCTGGAGCCTCCCCGATAAACATAATTTTAGCGGAATAATCCCCTTCGCCTATTACCGGAAAAGCATTTTGATTAATTCTCTCTTGATATAGGGGTGATTTTTTAAGATTAACCACCTCTTTTTCTATTTGATTTAACAAATCAAGTCTATCTTTTTTGTTCATGATAATATTTTACCTAAACCATGTTATTTTTACTATTTAATTTTCTCCCAATCGATTAACAAAAACTCTTAATTCTTTATTGGTCAGATTGTTCTTAATTTTTGTTTTTATTTCTTTAACAGATAGTTCAAGCTTCTTTTTGCTTAGACTGACCTCTTCTTGTATTTGACTAACGGTTTTCTTGTCTAGCCTCATTTTTAATATAGTTTTCTCATCTTCATTTAAAAACTCTTCATGGTCAATTTTCTTAATAATATCCTTTGTGTCAATTAGGTAATAAAGGTCTTTTTCTTTTCTTTCATCTAACCCAATATATTCTGCTTGGCCGGATATGACTCCCTCATAACTTCTGCACCAAAAACATTTATGATATTTAGAATCACAGGAAAAATTACCAACATCAATTTTATTTTTCATTTCAAAAGCCTTTTTCCTTATCAATAACTCAGAAAACTTGGTTGAATTTATTTGATTAGCTCTGGGCTCATTATCTTTATCGAGATACCAATAGCTTAATTTTTTTACTTTTTGATTATAATTTTTTTGAGCTAAAAATTGATAAATAGGAAGTTGTAGAGAATTTTTTCCTTCCATACTTCTGCCAGTTTTAAAATCTATAATATGAAAAGTGTTGTCAGGAAGAATTTCAATCCAATCAAAAGCTCCTACTAGCTCAACCCCATCAAAAAGATTTATTTTCATTAAATCGTCTTCTTTCTTGAATGATTTCTTTTTCAATAACTCTGACCGCTGAACTTTCTTTATCATTAACTCCCCTCTTTTCCTAAACTCGATTTCTTGTTTTTCAGAAATAAATCCTCCACGTCGCCCACTATAATTACTCCAAACTTTATCAAATTTCTTAAGTAAGGATATTTTTGATCTTCTACTTGGAGAAAAATTAACTACCTCATCAATGGTGTCATGAACCACTGAACCCAAAGAAAGATAGGGATTTACTATTTGAACCCTATTGCCAGTTTTGGGATTTCGATAAATATTCTTGAAATAATAAAGACGAAGGCAATTATTGAAATCAGTTATTGATGAGTGAGATACTCTTAGGTTTTTTTTAGGATCCATATTCAGCGATACATTTATTCATTACCTCAACTTGACGGTTGTATTCATTAATTAGAGACCTTTGCTGGTTAATCAGTTCATTATATTGGTTAATTAAAGAATTATACTCCCCTATCTTTTGATTATTCCTTGGTATTGTACTTTCAATCTCTCTCTTAAGAGTATTCATTTTTTCTTGAAGTGAGGCTAATTCAGCCTCTTTTTTATTAATACTAACCAAGAGGCTTTCATTAATACTTGGACATATAGACAAGGGGAGTCCAAATATTTGAACTGCAAACCATACTTCCCTGTTATTCATTACTCCTCTTTTTACAGCCACTCCCATTTCAATATAATTTGGATTAACTATATTCTCTCTATGACCAGGACTATTCATCCAGCCGATAACTAGCTCTTTGTCATCAAGAAAGTCCCCCATAGCTAAATTTTCTCCTACGATTATAAATTCATAACCAACTCGTGTGGCCAAATCAGCAACTCCTTCGCCCGTAGGAGATTCATGGTCAAAGTACTGGCGGTCAATCATATCGTCTACCTTTATTTCTGCTGCACGGTCTAGCAATTCGTTTGTTAGGAATATATCCAGTTTATGATCTATTCTTTGCTGATTTGTTAAATCAAAAACCCCGGACTTAGTAAGTACCCCGGGATCATTTTCTCCAAACTTAATTAAAGGAGCAGGATGAACCACATCTCTTCTGAAGTCATCGCTACTACCAAGAATTAAAAAATAGAATCCTCCGATAACGACAGACAAAAATAAAAGACTGACTAGGGTGTTCTTTAAATTTCTCATACAATACTATTCCTCTGGATGTTCTTCTTTTTTTGACTCCTCTTCTTTTGAATCCCCTTTACCCAAGTGCATAGCCCAATAAACCATAAATATGGCAAAGATTATTATTAATCCGCTTAAAGGACTAGGAACTCTCCATGTCCCTACTAATATTGGCCACTCAAAAGTAAGTCTTAAAAAATGGAAAACGGAAATGAACATGAAAGTTAAGGCCGTGACTATAAAAAAGAATGGTTTGGTCATATTTATAAAGTTAATTATTAATAAAATATTATCATTATTAATATTAAATGACAACGAAGAAAATAATCTCCTAACCTTTTGACCCAAAAAAGGCCTGAGATAGATTTTTCTTCCTATTATAATTAAGAGAAATCCATCTAAATATCATGGGTAATGGAAAAACTTGAAACAAAAACCCCAAAACTAAAAAGACCGATAGGATACACTAAATTAAGTCCTTAAATACTTTCATCAGTCTAGCTATCATTAGCTCTTTTGTAAAATTAGAGAAAACAAAATCGTTTGCATTCTTAATTATATCCTCTCTTCTTTTCTTGTTATCCAATATATCCATTACTTCTTTTGCAAATTCTGATTCTTGGTGAATAACAACCGAAGCTTCTTCAGGGTAAACTTCTTTTTGAATTGGTGAATCCAGTGCAATAACAGGAATTCCCGCTATCATAGCTTCTCCAATAACAAGCCCTTGTGTTTCAGTCTGTGAAGAAAAGACAAAGGCATCACAGGCTCCATAGACTTTCTTTGTATCTTCTTTAGAAAGAGGTCCAGTAAAAATGACCCTATCTTCTAGTTTTAATCTTCTTGCACTTTCCTTTGCTTCATCAATGTCACCAGGACCAACTAATAGTAATGTAGCGTTATATTTAACATTTTTTATGTCTTTCATCATGTTGAGCAAGACATCAAGATTCTTTTCCCTTGATATTCGGCCGACATAAAGAAGAATTTTGTTATCTGATGGTATACCATAAAGCTTACATAACTCCTCTCTTTTAATTGGTTCCTCGGGCATTTCTATTCCGGTTGGAATTACATTGATTGGCTTAGTTACTCCATATGCTTTTAGTTTTGTTTTCATGACTTGGCTCGGAGTAATAATGGCATCCATTTTGTTACAAACTGACTTAGATCTTCTACACATGATAAAAGCACCGAATTTTCCAGCATAGAGCTTGCCGTATTCTTCTACCATTGTATGGTAAGTTATTACTTTAGCTTTATCACTTTTAAGCATATATCGCTCAAAAGCATTTGTGCCCCAAGTTAAAGTATGGAGCCAATAAACATCTGGATTAAACTCTTGAGCAATTTTCTTAATTTTAGCATAAACACCAATCCCAAATGTTCGCTCTTCTTTTCCAATAAGAGCTCCGATGATGCCAATTAAAGCTGATGATGGAATAGGAAAATGTTCAGTTCTAAATTTGCCCACACCATAATCTGGAGAAATAATCCTAACTTCCACCCCTTTTTTAATGAGCTCATCGGCAGAAGTATTAATAGATGTAGTTACTCCATTATGCAATGAATAGGTCAACGAACAAATTAATATTTTCATTTTTTCATCTCTTTAATAATTTATAAACGTAATTTAATAATTATAATACTAGAAATAAATACTATCGACTAAGTTATTTTCTCTTTAAATTGATCTAAGGTTAATGAATTTTCAATATTAAAATTTCCTACTCGAATTCTTTTTAGTTCAGTAAGATAGCCCCCTATTTCTAATTCTTTTCCAATATCTCTGGCTAAGGATCTTATATATACTCCGGGACCAGTAACAATTTTTAATTTTAGATATGGATACTCATAATCAACTATCTCTATTTCTTTTACAATAACCTTACGAGAGGCTGGTTCTGGTTTTTCTCCCTTTCTAGCAAGTTTATAGGATCTTTCTCCAGATATCTTAACAGCACTAAAAGTCGGTGGTTTTTGTATTATTTCACCCTTAAAATCAATGATGATTCTTTTAATTTCTTTTAATTCCGGAGGATTAGCGACTTCAAAGGTAGTCTTTTCCCCTTCCTGATCATCTGTAGAACTTTCTTCTCCTAATTTAATCGTGGCCAAGTATTCTTTCTCTTTTTTTACCAAAGAAAACAATTTTTTTGTATTATTCTTACCTATCGCAATAACCAAAACACCCTCTGCTAAAGGATCAAGGGTTCCTGCATGGCCTATTTTTTGGATTCCAGTAATTTCTCGGAATTGATTGATAATATCATGCGAAGTTGGTCCCTTGGGTTTGTAGATTCCGAAAATACCTTCCATTTTATCTAATTGCTAAAAAAAGAATAAAAGCTATAAATAGGGTAAAGAATCCAGTGGATTTTATAGTATTGTCTGGCAGTTGAGACCATAACTCCAATTTCTTCTTAATCTTTCTTTTTGGCATAAAGATCAAGTAGATTCCTTTTATATATCCAATAATAGCAAAAGTAGATATTATAAATGGAACTGAGGCTATTTCACGATACTGCCAAATTAAGGTTGAAACAAATAATGCAATGAATCCCCAAACCCAAAAAGGAGCGAGGTATACTGAAAAGTAAACGACCCTTCTGGTTTTTTGTGGTAAATAAAAAGAAAGAACTGAATAGGTTAAAAGAATTAAGCACGAAAGATATAAAAAATATGTCATATTAAAATTTTATTTTCCAATTTTTATTAGGAATAAATTTCCTACGAGTTATTCTTGCTTTCTGTATTTTTCCAATTATGAAAGAATAGCAACGATTCTTACTACTTCCTATAGTATAGGCTCTCAAAATATGTCTAGGACTAATTAAGTCTTTTCCATAAACCAAATCCTCAACATCATCTCCAACATCTATTGTTATGGCATAGGGTCCTATTTCTCTCCAACCCTTAGAAGAATTTTCGGTGGCTGGGTAATAAATCTCGACCGTTTCTTTTCGCATCGCTGAATGTGCGATAATTTCCAGCAACACTCGATAGTCCATTATTTCAGATCTATCAAGATTATTATTTTATGACTATATTTTAGCACCAAAACCATATCTTAGACAAGAAGAAAGGATCCTTAGGTCCTTTTTATAGGAGGCTTTCTTTTTTCCTTGAATGGTTTATGTATAGTTCTTTTTTCTCCCCATCCTATAACACCTCCTTTGATAATAAGGCATCAATAATTGTAAATATTTTTAAACTAACTAAACTTTAATTTGATCCCAAACAATTTTAAAAATATATACTCCGGGAACAATAAATAGAACCCAAAGAATTAATATTATGTTTTGGAAAAATATTGGCCAATATTGGGCTATAATTATTCCAAACGAAACTATTGATAATTCATATAAAGACAACTGCCATTCTTTAAAGCTTATTGTTTTTGATAACATTTTATTAAAAGTTATTTTCCTTATTATACATTGATGGTGGTTTTAAGGCAAAAAAAAGAGAGGGTTATTTTAAACCCTCTTTGAAAACTTGCGGAGCAACAAAAAAGAAACTGTCGACAGGACGCTAGCTATTCCCGTAGCAGAAAACGCTACGAGAACAGTCCCGTACAAACTTTTTTTCATCAACTCACCTCCTTTCTTTCAAAGATGAGTAATTATAAAATATGTTAACATTTTTGTCAAGGCAAAAAGGTAATGTATACACACATATGGCGGATTCTGCCGAGAAAAGTATAATCTCGGTATATGTGTACAAATATGCCAAAAACAATAAAAGAGGAAAGATTAAGATGGATACTTCCCATCTATAACAAAGAAGTAAGTATTACGAACGTCGCCAAAATATGTCTCTACGGTAAAAGAACATTGGAAAGGTGGCTGCATGATTACAAGATATACGGAGAGCAAGGATTGGAACCAAAGTCCACCAGGCCTAAAACAAATCCTAAAGAAACGCCCATCAGGATTAAGGAAAGAATAATTGAATCAAGAAAAGAGAAGAAACAGTGTGCCTTAAAAATAATGTGGGACTTGGAGGAAGAAGGCATAAACATCCATTATCAAACAGTACAGAAGATAATTAAGAAAGAAGGATTAACCAGAAGATACCGAATAAGGAAGATTAGATACAAGTATGTTAGAATACCTTTAAAGAGGGGCGAGCTGGTAGAGATTGATGTCAAATATGTCCCAGATAAGATAAAGAAACAGAGATATTATCAGTTTACAGCTATAGATTGCGGCTCGAGGTGGAGGTATCTACAAGCATATGAGGACGTATCCAATCTCAGTGCAATAAAGTTTTTGAAAGAACTAATTTCTATTACTGACTTTGAAATTAAAGCAATTAAAACAGATAATGGATCTTGTTTTACCAATCGGTATACAGGCTACAATAAAAGCACAGACCCCCTGAATCCGAGACTGCATCCTTTTGATATACTATGCCAGGAATTGGACATACCTCATTATTTGATTGACCCAGGCAAACCTCAACAAAATAGTTTCGTAGAACGTTCTCATAAGACAGACCAAGAAAAATTCTATGATGAAACTGAATTTAAGTCTTTTGAGGATCTAAGATATAAGTTAAGGCTGTGGAATATGGAGTACAACGATACAAAACATTGCGGACTTAATGGAAAAACACCCAATGAAAAGCTTCAATTAAAAGTGTTAAAAGTGGTTAGTTAAAACACTAAAAGATCTTCAACAGTCTTAACTATACCATCTGCACTGATACCATAATTATCTTTTAGTAAAAACTGGGGACCATGCTCCACAAATTCATCAGGTATTCCAATCATCTTTAAATCAACCTGTATTTTACTATTGGATAAATGAGTTAATACAGAGGAACCAAAGCCTCCTCTTAATACTCCTTCTTCCACAGTGACTATCTTGCCAATACTATTTCCAACCTTTTCTATTATTTCAAAATCAAGCGGCTTAATAAATCTTGCATTAATCACCATTGAATCAATTCCCTTTTTTTGAAGTATTTCAGCTGCTTTAAGCGAGGGGTAAACTGTATTGCCAACTGCAAGAATGGCAACATCTTTTCCTTCTCCAAAAGATTCCCATTTCCCAACCTTTATCTCATCTCTTTGGTAGCACATGCTCTCCATTTTCTCTCTTGGGTATCTTATCGCAACTGGAGAATCACATTTTACAGCAAGTCTCATCATTTCCTTTAACTCTTCGGTATCTTTTGGAGACATGAATATTAAGTTAGGAATATTGGAAAGAAAAGAAATGTCAAAAACACCGTGATGAGTCGGACCATCTTCTCCAACTAAACCAGCTCTATCTATCGCAAAGATAACTGGAAGATTTTGAAGACAAACATCATGAATAATTTGATCATATGATCGCTGAAGGAATGTGGAGTAAAGTGCAACAACCGGTTTTATACCTCTAGTTGCTAGTCCAGCCGCAAAAGTAACTGCATGAGATTCAGCAATACCAACATCATAAAATCTATCGGGAAACTTTTCAGCAAACTCAACAAGACCCGTTCCCTCTTTCATGGCTGCTGTTATTGCTACTATATTTTCATCCTTTTCTGCTAACTCAATCATTGAATCACCAAAAGTATCACTAAAAGATACACAACCCTTTTTTGTAGAAGAACATTGAATACCTGTCTTAACAACAAATGGCCCCATAGCATGATAGGTGCAGGGATCATTTTCAGAGAATTTATATCCCTTTCCTTTCTTAGTTACAATATGTACCAAAGTCAGCTTATTACCATCTCTGGCTTTCTTTAAAGTTTCTATTAATAGGGTAATATTGTGACCATCAATTGGTTGAATGTACTCAAAACCAAGGTCTTCAAACAATCCGCCTGGCATAAAAATATTCTTAGGCGAATCCCTTTTTTTGGTAATTATTTCTATATCCTCTCGTATTTTTAATAATTCTTGTGAAATGTTTTTATAAAAAGTTCCTGTGATAACTTTACTTAAATAAGAGGAAAGTGCTCCAACATTTTTAGAGATGGACATTTCATTGTTATTCAAAATAACAATTAAATCCTTACCGAGATGACCCGCTTGATTTAATCCTTCGAATGCAAGCCCTGAAGTTAATGCCCCATCACCTATAACAGCAATAACCTTTCCCCCGTCTCCTTTAAGATCTCGTCCTACTAAACTTCCAAGAGCAGCTGATATCGATGTTGAGCTATGACCAGTTCCAAAGGAGTCATGTTCACTCTCTGATATCTTTGGAAAACCGGATATACCCTTATTTCTTCTTAAAGTATGAAATTTATCGTATCTTCCTGTTAAAAGTTTATGAGGATATGATTGATGACCTACATCCCAAATTATCTTATCTTTTGGTGAATCAAAAACATAATGTAAGGCAACAGCTAATTCAACCACCCCCAAATTAGAAGCAAGGTGTCCCCCATTTTCAGAAACTCTTTTAATAATTACATCTCTTAATTCTTCAGATAGATCTCCCAACTCTTTATTATTTAACAATTTCAAATCATTTGGAGATTTTATTCTTTCAATCATAATATACCGCAAAAACTAAATTATAGCCCAGTTGGAGCATCAATAAAAAAAGTTTTAACTTTAAATTTTTTCTTAACCACATCTGCAAGAGCTTTTACTCCAGTTGTCTCGGTAGCATAATGCCCCGCGAATATAACATTAATTTTAGCATCTTTTACTACTTCAAGAATATCAGCTGCATCTCCGGTTATAAAAAGATCTGCCTCTTTCTTAATTGCTTCAAAAACAAGAAACGGAGCCCCCCCACTAACAATTGCGATTCTCTTTATTTTATTCTTCCCTCTTTTTAATATAATTGGTTTTGAATCTATTGTCTTTTCTAGTTTTTTAACTATTTCTTCAACGGAAATAGGAGATCTTTCTCCAATCCATCCAATACTTTGTCCTCCATAAGATCCCATAGAATCTTTTATTTCTACCCCCAGTATCTTCATTAATTGAGCATTATTACCAGACTTAGGATGAGCATCAAGCGGTAAATGAGAAGTATAAAATGAAATATCATTATCAAGTAAAAAAGAAACTCTATCTTTCATCCATCCCTTCATTGATGGATCTGCTTTTTTCCAAAAAATACCATGATGAGCAACAATCATGTCTGCTCCTTGTTTTTTAGCTTCCTTAAAAACATCCAGCCCTGCCGTTACACAAAAAGCAATCTTCTTTACATTATCTAATCCTTCTATTTGAAGACCATTCCAAGAATCATCTTCAAATTTAGAGTTATCAAGATATTTATCTAGAAATAAAACTAACTCTTTTAATTTTGCCATACCAGCATTTTACCATAGCTTCAAAAGAGATAAAAGCTTTTTGGACAAAAAAAGGCCTGTTATTTTAAACAGGCTTTAATAATAATTTATTACCTAATGATAAATCTTGAATTCAACACTGAAGTGCAACGATAGATTTTGAATAAAACATACCCGTGCGGTACGCTGGAGATAATTATAAACCAGTAACCAACACGAATATGTATACGCATTTTAACAGAGATGACCGATCTGTCATCTCCAGCTGCTTGAGAATGGGAGAATCGTACTCTTCCATAGGGGAAAGGATAGGTAAAAACAAAGGAGCCATCTTTAGAGAAATTCAACGGAACAAAGATAAAGATGGTGCATATGATGCTCGCAGGGCAGACAAACGAGCCAGAGAAAGACGAAAACATTCCAAGGTTAAATGCAGGAAAATAGAGAATAATAAAGATCTTTCTTTTAAGATAGAAGAAAGGATCGACCCCTTAACTTCTCCCGAAGTCGTAGCATACGAGCTTGGCATATCCCATGAGACTATCTACTCTTGGAT
It encodes:
- the truB gene encoding tRNA pseudouridine(55) synthase TruB — translated: MEGIFGIYKPKGPTSHDIINQFREITGIQKIGHAGTLDPLAEGVLVIAIGKNNTKKLFSLVKKEKEYLATIKLGEESSTDDQEGEKTTFEVANPPELKEIKRIIIDFKGEIIQKPPTFSAVKISGERSYKLARKGEKPEPASRKVIVKEIEIVDYEYPYLKLKIVTGPGVYIRSLARDIGKELEIGGYLTELKRIRVGNFNIENSLTLDQFKEKIT
- a CDS encoding Nif3-like dinuclear metal center hexameric protein codes for the protein MAKLKELVLFLDKYLDNSKFEDDSWNGLQIEGLDNVKKIAFCVTAGLDVFKEAKKQGADMIVAHHGIFWKKADPSMKGWMKDRVSFLLDNDISFYTSHLPLDAHPKSGNNAQLMKILGVEIKDSMGSYGGQSIGWIGERSPISVEEIVKKLEKTIDSKPIILKRGKNKIKRIAIVSGGAPFLVFEAIKKEADLFITGDAADILEVVKDAKINVIFAGHYATETTGVKALADVVKKKFKVKTFFIDAPTGL
- a CDS encoding DDE-type integrase/transposase/recombinase; its protein translation is MPKTIKEERLRWILPIYNKEVSITNVAKICLYGKRTLERWLHDYKIYGEQGLEPKSTRPKTNPKETPIRIKERIIESRKEKKQCALKIMWDLEEEGINIHYQTVQKIIKKEGLTRRYRIRKIRYKYVRIPLKRGELVEIDVKYVPDKIKKQRYYQFTAIDCGSRWRYLQAYEDVSNLSAIKFLKELISITDFEIKAIKTDNGSCFTNRYTGYNKSTDPLNPRLHPFDILCQELDIPHYLIDPGKPQQNSFVERSHKTDQEKFYDETEFKSFEDLRYKLRLWNMEYNDTKHCGLNGKTPNEKLQLKVLKVVS
- a CDS encoding PD-(D/E)XK nuclease family protein — protein: MDPKKNLRVSHSSITDFNNCLRLYYFKNIYRNPKTGNRVQIVNPYLSLGSVVHDTIDEVVNFSPSRRSKISLLKKFDKVWSNYSGRRGGFISEKQEIEFRKRGELMIKKVQRSELLKKKSFKKEDDLMKINLFDGVELVGAFDWIEILPDNTFHIIDFKTGRSMEGKNSLQLPIYQFLAQKNYNQKVKKLSYWYLDKDNEPRANQINSTKFSELLIRKKAFEMKNKIDVGNFSCDSKYHKCFWCRSYEGVISGQAEYIGLDERKEKDLYYLIDTKDIIKKIDHEEFLNEDEKTILKMRLDKKTVSQIQEEVSLSKKKLELSVKEIKTKIKNNLTNKELRVFVNRLGEN
- a CDS encoding glycosyltransferase — encoded protein: MKILICSLTYSLHNGVTTSINTSADELIKKGVEVRIISPDYGVGKFRTEHFPIPSSALIGIIGALIGKEERTFGIGVYAKIKKIAQEFNPDVYWLHTLTWGTNAFERYMLKSDKAKVITYHTMVEEYGKLYAGKFGAFIMCRRSKSVCNKMDAIITPSQVMKTKLKAYGVTKPINVIPTGIEMPEEPIKREELCKLYGIPSDNKILLYVGRISREKNLDVLLNMMKDIKNVKYNATLLLVGPGDIDEAKESARRLKLEDRVIFTGPLSKEDTKKVYGACDAFVFSSQTETQGLVIGEAMIAGIPVIALDSPIQKEVYPEEASVVIHQESEFAKEVMDILDNKKRREDIIKNANDFVFSNFTKELMIARLMKVFKDLI
- a CDS encoding uracil-DNA glycosylase gives rise to the protein MNKKDRLDLLNQIEKEVVNLKKSPLYQERINQNAFPVIGEGDYSAKIMFIGEAPGKNEARTGKPFCGSAGKVLDELLESIELKRENIYITNIVKDRPPSNRDPSSEEISIYAPFLDRQIDIIQPKIIVALGRFSAQYILTKFGLENEIKPITIIHGKVFVVKTSYGAIKIVPFFHPAAAIYDRKKRDILFEKIKVLKDVNL
- the pyk gene encoding pyruvate kinase, whose translation is MKLEKKTKIVATIGPASDSNSTIKELMLAGVNIFRFNTKHSDVAWHNERIKRVQKIANEMNENVGIMIDLQGNEIRIETREEKNIKVKKGDVILIASDFISEDIKIAISDKKVLKGLRAGDSLLIDDGMIELEVIESRSGILKAKVIDGGLIKNRKSINFPGTKIKLASLIKRDIENLDSAAKNNVTYVALSFVSSKEDIFTLRNEIKKREMGSLIVSKIENQESLDNLDEIIEASDAIMIARGDLGIEIPIEKLAFWQKEIIKKCRQNRKPVIVATQMLHSMINNSRPTRAEATDVANAVFDGADAVMLSEETAMGKFPVRSVIEMSKILKFNEDHSNPPVLKSNIFSPTEFVVGAIAREVEQRKILDKLKIKTAIIFAESGYTARVFSSFRTKIRTIAITNQKRIAEELSLSYGITSYYSTIDFNDLCLPKEIIKDLKKKKVFSKNEVVAVFHGKYAKKPELINLFSLTTIK
- the dxs gene encoding 1-deoxy-D-xylulose-5-phosphate synthase; the encoded protein is MIERIKSPNDLKLLNNKELGDLSEELRDVIIKRVSENGGHLASNLGVVELAVALHYVFDSPKDKIIWDVGHQSYPHKLLTGRYDKFHTLRRNKGISGFPKISESEHDSFGTGHSSTSISAALGSLVGRDLKGDGGKVIAVIGDGALTSGLAFEGLNQAGHLGKDLIVILNNNEMSISKNVGALSSYLSKVITGTFYKNISQELLKIREDIEIITKKRDSPKNIFMPGGLFEDLGFEYIQPIDGHNITLLIETLKKARDGNKLTLVHIVTKKGKGYKFSENDPCTYHAMGPFVVKTGIQCSSTKKGCVSFSDTFGDSMIELAEKDENIVAITAAMKEGTGLVEFAEKFPDRFYDVGIAESHAVTFAAGLATRGIKPVVALYSTFLQRSYDQIIHDVCLQNLPVIFAIDRAGLVGEDGPTHHGVFDISFLSNIPNLIFMSPKDTEELKEMMRLAVKCDSPVAIRYPREKMESMCYQRDEIKVGKWESFGEGKDVAILAVGNTVYPSLKAAEILQKKGIDSMVINARFIKPLDFEIIEKVGNSIGKIVTVEEGVLRGGFGSSVLTHLSNSKIQVDLKMIGIPDEFVEHGPQFLLKDNYGISADGIVKTVEDLLVF